A segment of the Deinococcus depolymerans genome:
GGTCGCCGCCGCCAGCAGCCCGGCGGCTACGGCACTGCCAGCCAGTGCGGCGCCGAGCCAGCCATACGCCTGGGGTCGGGTCGGTTCAGGCGTGAGATCCGCGATCAGGGTCTGGGAAGGTGCTTCGTAGAGTTCAAATGCCAGCCCCAGCCCTATTACTGCAGCGATGGTCATGGCCTTCCCCAGATCCGCTCCTAGGAGAGCTTGAAATACTGCGCAGCCGATGAGTCCAGCGACCATGGTTTGGACTGGACCGATCCGGTCACTGAACATCCCGCCCAGGAGTCGGGAAGGAATGGTCGCGGCCCCGAACAGGCCGAGCAGCAGGCCGACGTCAGGCAGAGAAAACTGGCCTCCCTGAACCAGCAGGGCGGCGAGAAACGGGAGTGAAAAGGCCCCCATGCGGTTGACCGCCCGCGCGAAGATCAGGAGCCGAACCGTGGGTGGTAAGGCTCGCCAGGGCTCGACCACAAGAGCGAACACTTGACCACTCCTGTGACTATTCATTTCTTGTTTACCGGTCACAACCAGAAGGTAGGCGACTGTGCGAGACTGGTCAAGTGAAGTTTGAGAGTCACATCGAGCGGGTCTTGCAGGTCACCGTCTGCCTGGTCAACAGGCTCACGCCCGGGCACTCGGGTGGTCGCGAAGTTTTCCCGGTGGCAACCAGCAATCTGGTTCCAACCGTCACGCAGTGCCTGGGCGTGAGCGTGCAGTTTGCCTGTACAGAGGCAGACGCAGCACAGTTGCTGCAGTACGCGCAGTCGTCCCGGATCGTCATTCAGTCCATCGAAGCTGGCGATCTGGAGTCTGCTGCCGTGACGGTCAATCGCTTGTTGCGTGAAACGGGAGCCCGGCCACAGCTGGATCAGCACGGGTCTGGGTGGAATCTC
Coding sequences within it:
- a CDS encoding CGNR zinc finger domain-containing protein, yielding MKFESHIERVLQVTVCLVNRLTPGHSGGREVFPVATSNLVPTVTQCLGVSVQFACTEADAAQLLQYAQSSRIVIQSIEAGDLESAAVTVNRLLRETGARPQLDQHGSGWNLHFHGQDDSVGIGWAAGGAAALALIVGSDRAERLGVCVAPVCDRVYLDMSKNGSRTFCSKACQSRV